A genome region from Bufo gargarizans isolate SCDJY-AF-19 chromosome 2, ASM1485885v1, whole genome shotgun sequence includes the following:
- the LOC122927045 gene encoding caspase-9-like produces MEQRHRQILRQNRVRLVTSLEVKSLWDPLVEKGVFSNDMIEEIQMAGTRRGQARKLLIDLETRGSDAFHLFLQCLRDSGQHDLADLLQETGGWREVKKPAPLPPTPIPMIPQSKCLVDQTLKPLDMQTDYPMNFNPCGDCLIINNMEFCESSDLSYRTGSDIDREKLERRMRSYHFQVTVKNNLKAAVSASGPVKIIAIHLTAPVLQQGAVQ; encoded by the exons ATGGAGCAGAGACACCGGCAGATCCTGCGGCAGAATCGGGTGCGGCTGGTCACCTCCCTAGAGGTGAAGAGCCTCTGGGATCCGCTGGTGGAGAAGGGGGTGTTCAGCAATGACATGATCGAGGAGATCCAG ATGGCCGGGACACGGAGGGGTCAGGCTCGGAAATTACTGATCGACCTAGAAACCCGCGGCAGCGACGCCTTCCACCTGTTCCTGCAGTGTCTGAGGGACTCCGGGCAGCACGACCTCGCCGACCTCCTACAGGAAACCGGGGGGTGGAGGGAGGTGAAAAAACCTGCTCCGCTCCCCCCAACACCGATCCCCATGATTCCCCAGAGCAAAT GTCTTGTCGATCAGACGCTTAAACCCCTCGACATGCAGACG GATTATCCCATGAACTTTAACCCCTGCGGCGACTGCCTGATCATCAATAACATGGAGTTCTGCGAGTCGTCCGACTTGTCCTACAGAACCGGATCGGACATTGACCGCGAGAAGCTGGAGAGGCGGATGCGCTCGTATCACTTCCAGGTGACGGTGAAGAACAACCTGAAGGCAGCGGTGAGTGCGAGCGGCCCCGTAAAAATAATCGCCATTCATCTGACCGCTCCTGTACTCCAGCAGGGAGCAGTCCAATAA